A region of Culicoides brevitarsis isolate CSIRO-B50_1 chromosome 1, AGI_CSIRO_Cbre_v1, whole genome shotgun sequence DNA encodes the following proteins:
- the LOC134837060 gene encoding uncharacterized protein LOC134837060, translating into MLANLSKNCLRLRHSPVVPVRTFLSENYKLQEAWNTRLASPIMEKINVETFHYELERKFNLQKIASPIDIDIYANKITDDNYFDEVGDLLVKLRKTAEATNILDSTGHAYIRNLIDFDQFESLIQVLDNRMDYGIFFDDFSANLAIDKLLKTGKFKEAARLATIFMLQEDFSNATTRALCLFACYKYLGNPEVFDDLKPPSEPEAEKGAKKKKVTEVKVRVAFLRNPYFDDHFDLKNSQHLVGKTFLLIGKELTKTGDTKLGTNIQLLGLGLYEKYTEAVKFLESTKGAELEKDVIGKINEALAKVGEEEQKNEAFQQFKNAIETIGSTHKVVESNFEEKLNDFCKNVVKENEAKDMEQQKKIYAAWNEIREKRLKEEIERLQRTERLKHIEKLTTEMEAEERKLWFFENEEQLNLDIESKRVFYPKRWFGKKKVPRKVDENYIPPDVDKRRHAE; encoded by the exons atGCTGGCAAACTTGTCCAAAAATTGTCTGAGGCTGAGACACTCGCCTGTCGTGCCAGTTCGAACGTTCCTCTCGGAGAATTACAAACTACAAGAAGCATGGAACACCCGTTTAGCCTCGCcgataatggaaaaaattaatgtggAAACATTTCACTACGAGTTGGaacgaaaattcaatttacagAAGATTGCGAGCCCGATTGACATCGATATCTACGCGAACAAAATCACAGACGACAATTACTTCGACGAAGTCGGCGATTTACTCGTAAAACTGCGAAAAACCGCAGAAGCTACGAATATTTTGGACTCGACGGGTCATGCCTACATCCGGAATTTGATAGATTTCGATCAATTTGAGTCGCTTATCCAAGTTTTGGACAACAGAATGGACTACggaatatttttcgatgatttttcagcaaatttagCAATTGACAAGCTGCTAAAAACAGGAAAATTCAAGGAAGCAGCGAGACTTGCGACGATTTTCATGCTGCAAGAAGATTTTTCAAACGCTACAACGAGAGCGCTTTGTCTCTTCGCCTGTTACAAGTATTTGGGGAACCCGGAAGTCTTTGACGACTTAAAACCGCCGTCAGAACCTGAAGCCGAAAAAGgagcaaagaagaaaaaagtcacAGAAGTCAAAGTTCGTGTCGCATTTTTGCGAAATCCGTACTTTGATGATCATTTCGACCTCAAAAACAGCCAACATTTGGtgggaaaaacatttttgctcaTTGGAAAAGAGCTCACAAAGACTGGCGACACTAAATTAGGCACGAACATTCAATTACTCGGACTTGGATTGTACGAAAAATACACAGAAGCCgtcaaatttttggaaagcACGAAGGGAGCAGAGTTGGAAAAGGACGTTATtggtaaaattaatgaagctCTTGCCAAAGTCGGGGAAGAAGAACAGAAAAATGAGGCTTTCCAACAATTCAAGAACGCAATAGAGACAATTGGATCAACTCACAAAGTCGTCGAAAGCAATTTCGAGGAAAAACTCaacgatttttgtaaaaatgtggTCAAAGAAAATGAAGCAAAGGACATGGAACAAcagaaaaag atctacGCCGCATGGAACGAGATCCGCGAAAAACGTTTGAAGGAAGAAATTGAACGTCTTCAACGCACAGAACGTTTGAAACACATCGAAAAGTTAACTACCGAGATGGAAGCTGAAGAACGTAAATTATGGTTCTTTGAAAATGAAGAGCAACTCAACCTGGATATCGAAAGTAAACGAGTTTTCTACCCGAAACGGTGGTTCGGCAAGAAAAAAGTACCTCGCAAAGTCGACGAGAACTATATTCCGCCAGATGTGGACAAGAGACGACATGCcgagtaa
- the LOC134828136 gene encoding probable transaldolase, whose amino-acid sequence MSADGPNKKVKMSNSLEQLKALTVIVADTGDFEAMKQYKPTDATTNPSLILSAATMEQYRPLIDKAIKHAQKLGNSVEEKVTEAADMLFVLFGCEILKIIPGRVSIEVDARLSFDKDASIKKALKFISMFEEQGIQKERILIKLASTWEGIQAANELEKKHGIHCNLTLLFSFAQAVACAEAGVTLISPFVGRILDWYVANTDQKTFEPEADPGVVSVTKIYNYYKKFGYKTVVMGASFRNVGEIKALAGCDYLTISPKLLGDLEKSDDAVPKKLDAAAAKKTNLEKIDMDEKMFRWMMNEDQMATDKLSDGIRKFAVDGRKLETMLRGLIEKN is encoded by the exons ATGAGCGCAGACGGTCCCAACAAGAAAGTAAAAATGTCGAATTCGTTGGAACAATTGAAGGCACTCACCGTCATCGTTGCCGATACGGGAGATTTTGAAG CAATGAAACAATACAAGCCCACGGATGCCACAACGAATCCCAGTTTGATTCTTTCTGCCGCCACAATGGAGCAATATCGTCCCTTGATTGACAAAGCGATCAAGCATGCCCAAAAACTCGGCAATTCCGTCGAAGAGAAGGTCACGGAAGCAGCTGACATGCTTTTTGTCCTCTTTGGGTgtgaaatcttgaaaattattccGGGACGTGTGTCGATTGAGGTTGATGCGCGCTTGTCTTTCGATAAAGATGCTTCCATTAAGAAGGCTTTGAAGTTCATTAGCATGTTCGAGGAACAAGGCATCCAAAAGGAGCGAATTTTGATCAAGTTGGCATCGACTTGGGAAGGAATTCAAGCTGCcaa tgaattggAGAAGAAACATGGAATTCATTGCAACTTGACGCTTCTTTTCTCATTTGCTCAAgctg ttgccTGCGCTGAAGCTGGAGTGACTCTCATCTCTCCCTTCGTGGGTCGCATCCTCGATTGGTACGTTGCCAATACCGATCAAAAGACTTTCGAGCCCGAAGCTGATCCCGGAGTCGTTTCCGTAACCAAAATCTACAATTACTACAAGAAATTCGGTTACAAAACTGTCGTAATGGGCGCCTCGTTCCGTAATGTCGGCGAAATTAAAGCTCTTGCTGGATGCGATTATCTCACAATCAGCCCCAAATTGCTCGGCGACTTGGAAAAAAGTGACGACGctgtgccaaaaaaattggatgCCGCCGCTGCGAAGAAAACCAACTTGGAAAAAATCGACATGGACGAGAAAATGTTCCGTTGGATGATGAACGAAGATCAAATGGCGACGGATAAATTGTCTGATGGCATTCGCAAGTTTGCCGTAGATGGGCGCAAGTTGGAAACAATGTTGCGTGGATTGATTGAGAAAAACTAA
- the LOC134828135 gene encoding ankyrin repeat and LEM domain-containing protein 1 homolog, whose product MPQKMLEFNKAICLIEAVDDLRFPVIRHLVEEKNFDPNSKNQRGYSVVHYLCGIDNIVFAERTLVYLFQHGAKVNEVTLFERFSPLHIAALNDRVSIAKILIKQGADKKILDADNNPPIFYAINNECWPMVEVIRNYILHEKRQIRKQNSRDLLQSAQLNSIQSITNGSNGTLNVFEQNLTVAGANSAYLEADRSITPSRISYNFDKASPYYVNITHRRRNNTSSNARQSLFQSETQKNVNIFELTEDNLAQFTQTIRESGRFEMFQRWKDAVNEHKKRESVLSTILNEIDEIIGDDNQHLEVLMTEDETFVTAEASEDSEKTYKPENLQVPVRESDFIKSPTRTKGAEIVMQMTERYVHTDDEKNIIFYEKKLLPVDPVSDQIDEESDKKSTTSAASTAFKLNTDYDTDQLRQELTQFGDIPGPITKSTKKLYLKRLVKYRHDPKMAEEAAIAKANNIPVYSLELQKTFSNIHTGLEAFTEYLMLEEEMVRHFQQKICKKMREGNKKMSFIYLLMDPRELNNLAANHLFISKEQAWRQFIKAIFYVGKGKKSRPYAHLYEAIRYYGHITDVEGDKENCFNRHPQPKNSGFRSKTRPALIGNQFLEPMETESKKLKRILDIWSNGHGVVSMHLFHNITPSEAYTREAAIIDALGMNNLTNQVRGHYYGISESWTFKQRKQLGVGLLYKALQIHLIEGESQLLPHDI is encoded by the coding sequence atgcCTCAAAAAATGCTGGAATTCAACAAAGCAATTTGTCTGATAGAAGCTGTCGATGATTTGCGCTTTCCGGTCATCCGACATTTAGTAGAGGAGAAAAATTTCGATCCAAATTCCAAAAATCAACGAGGCTATTCGGTCGTTCATTACCTTTGTGGCATCGATAACATCGTCTTTGCCGAACGAACTCTCGTTTATCTCTTCCAACATGGAGCAAAAGTCAACGAAGTCACACTTTTTGAGCGTTTTTCGCCGTTGCACATCGCCGCACTGAACGATCGTGTCAGCATCgccaaaattttgatcaaacaaGGCGCTGATAAGAAAATCCTGGATGCTGATAACAATCCTCCGATATTTTATGCCATCAATAACGAATGTTGGCCCATGGTTGAGGTCAtcagaaattatattttacacGAAAAACGTCAAATACGAAAACAAAATTCGCGGGATTTGCTGCAATCGGCGCAATTAAACAGCATTCAAAGCATCACCAATGGCAGTAATGGAACTTTAAAcgtttttgagcaaaatttaaCAGTAGCTGGTGCCAATTCTGCGTATTTGGAAGCTGATCGCTCCATAACTCCAAGTCGAATTTCGTACAATTTCGATAAAGCTAGTCCATATTATGTTAATATCACACATCGGAGACGAAATAACACCTCAAGTAATGCCCGACAATCGTTATTCCAAtcagaaacacaaaaaaatgtgaatatttttgaactaaCCGAAGATAATTTGGCACAATTTACTCAAACAATACGAGAAAGTGGTCGATTCGAGATGTTCCAACGATGGAAAGATGCTGTTAACGAACATAAAAAACGAGAATCTGTCCTGAGCaccattttaaatgaaattgacGAAATAATTGGCGATGACAATCAACATTTGGAGGTACTTATGACGGAAGATGAGACTTTTGTAACTGCCGAAGCGAGTGAAGACTCCGAAAAAACCTATAAACCCGAAAATTTGCAAGTTCCTGTGAGAGAATCAGACTTCATCAAGTCTCCAACGCGCACAAAAGGCGCCGAAATTGTCATGCAAATGACCGAACGTTACGTTCACACAGACGACgagaaaaatatcatattttaCGAGAAGAAATTACTGCCCGTGGATCCCGTATCTGATCAAATAGACGAAGAAagcgacaaaaaatcaactacTTCAGCAGCTTCGACTGCTTTCAAGCTCAACACGGACTACGATACGGACCAACTGCGTCAAGAACTCACCCAATTCGGCGATATTCCGGGTCCAATCACAAAAAGCACCAAAAAATTGTACTTAAAACGTCTTGTCAAGTACCGACATGACCCAAAAATGGCTGAAGAAGCTGCTATTGCGAAAGCCAACAACATTCCTGTTTATTCCTTGGAGctgcaaaaaactttttcgaacATTCACACAGGTCTCGAGGCTTTTACGGAGTATCTCATGCTGGAAGAAGAGATGGTGCGtcatttccaacaaaaaatctgcaaaaaaatgcgtgaaggcaacaaaaaaatgagttttatcTACTTGTTGATGGATCCTCGTGAGCTAAATAATCTCGCCGCCAACCATTTATTCATCTCAAAGGAGCAAGCATGGCGTCAATTCATCAAAGCAATATTTTACGTGGGAAAAGGGAAGAAAAGTCGTCCCTATGCTCATTTATATGAAGCTATCCGGTATTACGGACACATAACTGACGTCGAAGGCGACAAGGAAAACTGCTTCAATCGTCATCCACAACCGAAAAATAGCGGATTTCGATCAAAAACACGCCCCGCATTGATCGGAAATCAATTTCTCGAACCAATGGAGACTGAAAGTAAGAAACTCAAACGCATTTTGGACATTTGGAGTAACGGACATGGCGTTGTCAGCATGCATTTGTTCCATAACATCACGCCGAGCGAGGCTTACACGAGAGAAGCGGCAATTATCGATGCGCTTGGCATGAATAACTTGACGAATCAAGTGAGGGGACACTATTATGGCATCAGCGAGTCATGGACATTCAAGCAACGCAAGCAATTGGGAGTTGGATTGCTCTACAAAGCTCTTCAAATCCACTTGATCGAAGGAGAAAGCCAATTATTGCCTCACGATATCTAA